In the Ignavibacteriales bacterium genome, AAAAATCCATCCCGTACCTGTCGCTTTGGCTTATGCCATCTTTAGCAAATAGAAATGTTATAAGTATTACAACAAACGCTAAACTCTTATGGAAATTTTTCGCCGAATACATAGAGTTTTATCCCCTTCATGCTATTGTCCCCCTGGTATTATAAAAGATCTACTGTATTTCCGTATGTAAATTTATTTCCTTCAGCACCTTTTGTACTTCATAAAGCTTCTCGGTATCACCCGACATGACGACTGCTTTACCTTTTGTATGAGCTATCATTGCGATCTGCTCACAATGTCTTATGTCATATCCGGTAGCTTTTTGTAACTGCAGTACAACTTCATCCCAAAAATGTGAGGAATTGAAGAGAATGAGTTTCCGGGATTCCCCCTCAATATTATCGACAGAAATTTCTTCAAGTTCCTTTACACCCATAACCAATTACCTAAATATATATAAATTTTAATAATTAAAACTATATATTTCGCTGTTTTATTACCTGCTGAACTGGCAGAGTGCCTCGCAAAAATCGTCTTGTAAACCCCTGTAATATGAGGAACTTCCGCTATATCCGTTCATGGAAATGTAAAAAATAAGTAATTCCATATCCCGAGTAACCGCATATCCGGCAAGCGCAGATACCGAATTGATTGTGCCTGTCTTTGCGTGGACGTTTTTTTCTGCTTCTGTGCCGACCATCCTGTGCTGGATCGTACCATCCACTCCGGCTATCGCGAGCGTATTATAAAAAATATTGAACAGATCTTCGTCGTCATATAAATATTTCAATAATCTTATCATCATATCAGCCGTCATGTAGTTGTATCTTGTAAGGCCGGATCCTTCGAGAATCTCAAACTCTTCCCTGTTGCATCCA is a window encoding:
- a CDS encoding ATP-dependent Clp protease adaptor ClpS, with product MGVKELEEISVDNIEGESRKLILFNSSHFWDEVVLQLQKATGYDIRHCEQIAMIAHTKGKAVVMSGDTEKLYEVQKVLKEINLHTEIQ